tgttgagatacaccaactgtgaaggcaagtctttgacaattaccaatagtgtacactgcctttaagttgtgtGAGTGTTTTCAGAGTTCATTGGTTTCATTCTTAGACGGACGAACTGCTTTTGaaatttttagtttgttttaacGTTTTGTTTTAAACGTTTACTACCTTTTGTGTGTAAGATGTGAGCAATTTTTAGATGTCTTTGGTTTTATTCAAAGACAGATGAACTGCTTTTTGGAAATATTGTCTGAGCTTGTTCTAACGTTTTGTGTTTAACGTTTACTAGGTTATGGTTACTTGTCACCGAAGACGCAAACTGGGCGTGGTCTATGCATCGTATACGCCCTCATCGGTATACCTCTTAACATCGTCGTCATGGCGGGTGCAGGTAACGTCCTCGCTCGTGGAATCAGATATCTTCACCGTCGATTGAAACATTGCCTATTTACATTGACAACCTGGCGAAAAGTTGGGCCACCGAAGCAGCCAAATGCGACACCAAGAGGTGTGGACGCGAAATCGAGTGGGAATCCGTCGACTAATGGCGGACAAGACAACAGAGGCTTTCAGTTGCAGATTCGGCGAGCGGATTTGTCGACTCAAGATTCTGTACGAAATCAGTCTAACCCGGATGGGAATGGCACAAAGAGTAACGGGAACGTGCATGACAATAACAGGCGACTCTCCCAATGTAGTGATATTGACGCCCCTGTGGACGCCATAAACGACCCTAATTTCCCCGTGTATTTACTCATAATCGCTGTGTTGATGTACGTGGTGGTATTTGCGTTGTTGTTGTGGTACAGCGAGATGGGACGGTGGAGTATTCTAGACGcgttttatttcatcatcataACCATCACCACGATAGGATTCGGTGATCTGCGCAACGAGAAGTCAAAAAGTAGTTTgtcattttttgaaaatttcatggCAATTGCTACTCCCATTGTGGGAATGATTCTTCTCTCGGCTGTGATTTCAGTCGCGATTAATAAGTTTGGGAGGAAGACAAGGATGATTGAAGACAAAATCTGCGGTAAACATTGACTCAAAGAAAGgttctttttttgttcattcaAAGTGTATTCATCTATATGCTTTCCATCTTTCATGAATTCCCGACTGCGCAAAACATGGAAGCTTTTATAACGCAAACTTtaagccggcctcaggtcgaccttgcgtcaacaaaaaaacagtcgGCGACTGACTTATCAGGGTCACAGtgcgcctgagctaagaccatcggGAGCTTTTCAGTCCTTttcaaccccttctcttttcgataagtacactgtgttattttacatgctttacacaacacatgggaccaacggctttacgtcccatccgaagtacGAAGCAAtggaagtgtcttgcttatttACGACCTTAGCGTAACTgcgatgattttaagacaatctgaaacagtcgccgctcgaaaaaaaaatatataataatcgCAAGAGTAGAACAGTTTCAACTTGTACTACGTGATCCCGACGGTCGGGAACTAATCGCAGGCgcacgatttctcagttgtGACCTGAGCATGTTTTGCGCATTGCCGACGATTTGTGGCGGGCGCAAGAAAATCGTAGGTCGACCCGAGGCCGGCTTTAGGTAAATCTTTGACCCGCTCATTCTTAACTTATAAAGACAATTGTCATGTTTTATTGAATTATATTCATCAGTTTTAAGCTCTTACTTTGCTTTGGTTGAGGGGAATCTAGACATGCTTTTCACGTTCGGTTGTGCACCTGTTTGTGATATGCAATTGAACCATAGGCCCCAATGTGCTATAGGCGTAATTCAGGGATGAATCTACATGGATCAATAATTCCTACATGTTCTTAATCTCATAGACAGTCCAGGCAGTTCTCCCGGGGGACTGAGTCCTCAGGTGGGGCGGGATTTCTTTACACGCTGGCAAATTTCTTCAACATCATTTCACCAGCTGTTTTAAAGAATGTTGCAGGCTACAGTTAAGATGGAAGTGCTATCCCTTATTGAAACCCTAATGTTATCTTCTTTCGGATGGTTGACATCCTTGGGTAAATGTTCCTTTGTACGACCCTTgtttgaaattgggccgtgggtGGATGAATATAGTGGATGCTAGACATGCATCAGTCCCCTCCTCAGACACTATTGACTAAACCTCGTTGCACCCGCTCCACGCACAACATAATACTGGGGACCCGCTTCGCATTAATGTGCGTATTAAAACCACAAGAGCAGGCATAATTTTACACAATAGGTGCGAGGTTCCATTCGAAGTGTAAACGGCTTATCTGGAATGTTACTCTAAGCTTaaagcatttttaaaaattggttaCCCTTTCACTGATGTGTGCTAGTAACgctgtatactcattactttcccgaggtttgttaaaacaaaaacattttttcctgatgcaaatttagcatctaTTAAACTTAAAGCATACGATTTAAGACGATTTCCTGTATTACACAAAGAGGCTGCATACAGCTTGGGCGGGGCGGGGCAATCTACTGGTGTGGCGATTTCTCAAACCAGTCATATCAAAGTCAACTTCAtatataacaccatgtgtgtatctacttgcaaggtaaagtttgttcttagaggattgtcttgctttattctactaccgcggagtgcatggtgttaccgcaaacccaaaAATTGATATCTCACtatacaatgcctcaaatcctataaagtCAAATCCATTCCACTCGTTTGTACGACACGTTGGAAATGTTTTATGACAATGGCGTGAAAAGATTTCCCGCTCATTTTGTCTGCACCGGGAACCACCTTGAACACCATGGTTTCTGGGAAACCACGGATCTCAATTTAGTGCAGCATTACGTATACACTGCAGCTCCATGCAGTCAGAAAATCACCGCTAGTTGCTTTGACGTTGAATGATAACCTGTGATTTTTCACGGCATGGACATCAATCACGTAATGGAAGTCTCTCTTTATGGACGGGGCCCTTGGGACTTGATTACGCGTTGTGGGAAAAGGGAACATTTACTGACGACGTGTGACACCCATTGTTTATGATAAATGGATTCCTGCTCGAGATAATGAAAATGGAGGTATACTGATGTATTGGAGGCTACGGGGGTGTGTGAAGCCCTTGACAAGGACGCTGTTAGACTtcatttcaagtctgagatcgtgGTTTATACCTCCATGCTCTGCCTTTTTAGCCACGAAACGCCCCACAGATATCACAATGACAGAGGTTAATctgcaagagggcgctgtcattTCAGACTAATGCATTGGCTATCGTGAAGACTAAACAGGCCACGATCACAGatttggaaccaagtctaggaCGCTATGTGCACGTCACCTGAGACAGTTGCCCGTGTCTGCTTATTACACGCCCTctatattgggtgcgtttgtttagcttccctgggtctaccccgcggtgcttaCTCggtcgggtgagcccctgacaagagctaaacgaacgatcactcaccgctctcgtagtgacgtcatgtacctggggccagccccgaagtgacccactccacaagtagggcactgggggctgacccgggtgagccccgtcaaagctattcgaacgtaccgggcagaccggggttgacccagggaagctaaacgaacgcaccctatatgtGTTGAGTATAAGCAGTGCTTTCGCTCGCCCCATGGTCTCGTCTAATGATGCGGGGATGGCCTTTGACTGGTCCCCTCTGAAGACAGGCATGCACTGGTCTTACAGtgccaatgatttcattggataaagcGTGCAGTGACGTAAAGCTTTCATATCTGTGTTGTGATTGGTCCGAGATTAGGCTGTTTTGTTGTCTGCAAAAGTTGGCCCTTTTcttcacacgaggcaacttttgcaggcaacttggggGCAACCAACAGCaatgcatgctacaggaccattTTGGTAGCAAACGGGTcatgtttcaaataaataaatgtcttTTGAAATGGAAGGATATTCTTCCACAAGAGAAATaggtgaacattcaaatgtgaatgcttCTTCTTCATATGGCTCTATGACAGCttgcactttcggtcgtctaCGTGCAGCGTGCGTACTAGTGCATAAGGATTATACACATGCATGTATTCATTTACTATTTAATAAGTCAATCTCATTTAAAATGGAATGATATTCTTTATTGTATGTATGTAATTTATTAAGAAAGACTTTCAACCGTGTAATTTACAATAAAAGATCTTTCAAACAACACAAGAAAGTCAAGTCATCATTTGTGTGTAACTGTTCTCATTCAAGACTACCTTTTAATGCATTGACTTCGTTTTAAATAGTTGAGTTCATTCGAAATGTTAAGACACATGTATCCGCACTTTGTGTGGCCCaacatacatgaaataacaaacctttgaaagtttAAGTTCAATTGGTTATTTGAGTCGATAGAGAAAAGTTGGGGGCAGGTTTCACTTTTTATCAAACAGGTTTTGGGACTCAATTGGTGCTAATTGATTTACTCGTGTCTCAAAACTAtcatattatttgaaataaaaaataatgtgaatgGAACTAAGCCATCGTTACCCTACTTAGACCAAGAAATATCTAAGTCTGTAAATATGCTAATGTTCAAGTCTTAACAATACTTTAAGGTTCACAAATCATTCCTGGTGCCGTACGAACAGAAAAATAACCATTGAAGGTGGATGAGACGGGGTGTAATACGGAGGAAATACATCAGATTTAGGCCAACATCAAATTTACAACATTAACTTGTTTAACTGAAGACAAACATTGAGTAATGGTGGCTTAAAGTAACTGTACGGTAGTGTGTTAAGAAGGCCCTTTCACACTGTCCAAAATCTCCAGGTCGGAGCCGGTTCCGAACCGGATATTTTATTCACCCCGTTTCACACTGTACAGATTTAAACCCGCCTCCGATCCGGGTAGCATGCTTTAGCCGGATCGAAATCAACCCTGGCAGGGACCAGGGTTGAAAACCTCAATCTGgattgaaattgcatttttgTCGGCGTGAATCGTAGAAGGTTCACGCATTAGCCGGTTCACgtaaagacctgggcccaatttcatggctctgcttaccgccgaattctgcgcttacgatcacgattccccgcttacgtgcaatcgccgaatttctgcgctagccttgtaagcctagaatgcctagtaacggggagtacgcacgcgcagaagccaaaattcgccgctaacccgtgaaatacgcttgccgtaagcacataattccctgcttccgtaagcgcagattctgtgcttacggtaagcagagccatgaaatagggcccagtgTGAATGTTGCTTATCTCTGATCCGCTTTGAAAAGAAGCGAGGCTGAACCTGAGAGGCCCCGAGTAGGTTTCAAAGCGGTTTGAAATGGAGGTAGTGTGAAATGGCCTATTGTACAACTTGAGAAATAAACATTATTTAGCGTGCGACATTTCCCAAACGTATACTGAAAAATACGAAACAACTGCACGTTGATTAAGAGCAGACAGAGAACAAATGGCATGTTTGTTTAAGCATAAAATCTGAGGATGTCTTTTTGTTAACGTAAAATTACAattgaagtttgttttaatataaaatgttcttgttatTAACACACCAGTTTGAAAGTGAATCAATGCTGTATCAATACTCAATACGCaatgttggttttattttacaaacataCTTGCAATGATGGATGTTCGGGTTGACGGGGAACATTTTGTCTACATTTcttggtttgcggcaacaccatgtgtgtatctacttgccaggtagagtttgttctatttaaagccagtggacactattggtaattgtcaaagactagccttcacagttggtgtatctcaacatatgcataaaataacaaacctgtgaaaatttgagctcaatcggtcatcgaacttgcgagataataatgaaagaaaaaacacccttgtcacacgaagttctgtgcgtttagatgcttcatttcgagacctcaaattctaaatctgaggtctcgaaatcaaattggatgaaaattacttctttctcgaaaactgctttacttcagaggagccgtttctcacaatgttttatactatcaacctctccccttttaatactcgtcaccaagaaaggttttatgctaataattattttgagtaataaccaataatgcccagtgcctttaacaatatgAAAACACTATGTATGAGGATGTGTGTATTAAAGTAGACTTATAATATTCTCAGGGACACACTTCGTTTTACGCGATGATAATGAGGATGTAATAGAGATTTACTAAGCGTCTCGATTGGTGTAATTTCTACAGTGACGTAGATCTTGTGCTGGTTACGGATTGGTTAGTGTGAGATTCATCGGTTCGGTGTCCAAGGTGGGATCGTCGTGTTCAGTGCTTCGTTTCTTGCTGAGAGAGCGAGAAGAATTAGCCAGAT
The sequence above is drawn from the Asterias rubens chromosome 9, eAstRub1.3, whole genome shotgun sequence genome and encodes:
- the LOC117295151 gene encoding potassium channel subfamily K member 18-like, with product MHHSVSQVNMQGRSRSALCEDPVVPGCCNPWVVRWIRGILPIVTWVAYLVVGAAIFEAVEKPEALSRLESQANKQKETNDTIVSLFEKLFAFTNGSMNMARHDQILAELVGILKESAMETNEVVASQEARWEFMESAVFCMTVISTIGYGYLSPKTQTGRGLCIVYALIGIPLNIVVMAGAGNVLARGIRYLHRRLKHCLFTLTTWRKVGPPKQPNATPRGVDAKSSGNPSTNGGQDNRGFQLQIRRADLSTQDSVRNQSNPDGNGTKSNGNVHDNNRRLSQCSDIDAPVDAINDPNFPVYLLIIAVLMYVVVFALLLWYSEMGRWSILDAFYFIIITITTIGFGDLRNEKSKSSLSFFENFMAIATPIVGMILLSAVISVAINKFGRKTRMIEDKICGKH